In the Malania oleifera isolate guangnan ecotype guangnan chromosome 1, ASM2987363v1, whole genome shotgun sequence genome, one interval contains:
- the LOC131150403 gene encoding stem-specific protein TSJT1, protein MLAIFQKGFANPPEELNSPGSSSRKQKLPRETLQEFLSSHPSANTFSLCFGDATALAYVRPTSPFSQDQRCFCGYEDIYCLFLGRLNNLCALNRQYGVSKGTNEPMLVIEAYRTLRDRGPYPADQVVKDLDGSFAFVVFDSKAGTVFTALGSDGGVKLFWGIAADGSVVISDDLETIKAGCAKSFAPFPAGCMFHSEGGLMSFEHPMNRVKAMPRIDSEGAMCGANFKVDVYSRVNSMPRVGSEVNWMDWTSRDAL, encoded by the exons ATGTTGGCGATTTTCCAAAAGGGGTTTGCGAATCCACCGGAGGAGCTGAACAGCCCTGGGTCGTCTTCACGAAAGCAAAAGCTTCCACGGGAAACTCTCCAGGAGTTCCTCAGTTCTCACCCTTCAGCCAACACCTTCTCCCTCTGCTTCGGCGATGCTACTGCTCTTGCTTACGTTCGCCCCACCTCCCCATTCTCCCAAGATCAGAG GTGTTTTTGTGGGTACGAAGACATATACTGCCTCTTCCTTGGGAGGTTGAACAACCTGTGCGCGCTGAACAGGCAGTACGGAGTGTCAAAGGGAACCAACGAGCCGATGCTGGTGATAGAAGCGTACCGGACTCTGCGAGACAGGGGTCCTTACCCTGCTGATCAGGTCGTCAAGGATCTCGACGGCAGCTTTGCCTTTGTTGTCTTTGATAGCAAGGCCGGAACTGTGTTCACCGCTCTG GGTTCTGATGGAGGAGTGAAGCTGTTCTGGGGTATCGCAGCCGACGGCTCTGTAGTTATCTCTGACGACTTGGAGACCATAAAGGCTGGGTGTGCAAAATCATTTGCGCCCTTTCCAGCAG GATGCATGTTCCACAGCGAGGGAGGCTTGATGAGCTTTGAGCATCCGATGAACAGAGTGAAGGCGATGCCGAGGATAGACAGCGAAGGAGCGATGTGCGGCGCCAACTTCAAGGTTGATGTATACTCGAGGGTCAACAGCATGCCCCGTGTTGGCAGCGAAGTGAACTGGATGGACTGGACCTCCCGTGATGccctttaa